The region CACCACGTGCTGCACATCGTCGTGCCGCTGACTTTTGTCGCCATGCTGGCCATCCTGGGCCTGTGCCATCCCGATCCGGATCCGAGCCAGCTGCTGCCGCTGTTGCCGCCGCTGGCCGTGATGGCCGCGTTCGGCTTGCTGACGATGAAACGGGGCGCCATCAACGCCATCGACTGGTTCTCCGTGATGGTGCTGACCATCTGCGCCCTCGCGCTGTGGCTGTTCTGGTTCGCCATCCTGACGGGCTGGCCGCCAAAACTGTCGCACAATGCGCTGAAACTCATGCCCGGCTTCAAGCCCGAACTGGACTTGCTGGCCTTTTTCGTGGCCGCCTGCGCCAGCGCGGGCTGGGTGGCGCTGGTGCACTGGCGCATCTCGCGCCAGCCGGCCGTGCTGTGGCGCGCCGTGGTGCTGTCGTCCGGTGGCCTGATCCTGATCTGGGTGCTGATCATGACCTTGTTCCTGCCGCCGCTGAACTACAGCAAGAGCTACGCCAGCGTGGCGCACCAGATTTCCGTCCACCTGCCGCCGGGCAGCAAGTGCATCAACAGCAACGTCGGCGCTGCCCAGCGCGCCTCGTTCGCCTACTTCGGCCACTTGCCGTTCGCCAAGGTGGGGCAACAGCAATGCGATGTGTTCTTGTTGCAAGACAGCATCAAGGTGCCCGACAGCAAGGAACAATTGCCCGAGCACCATGGCGCGGACTGGATCAAGCTGTGGGAAGGACGCCGTCCCACGGATGACGTGGAACGTTTCCGCCTGTACCAGCGCGTCAGATAAACAGCAAAAAACCGGGCTAGTCCCGGTTTTTTCATGTCCGTCAGACAAACACTGGCGACAGAAAAAGTGTTGCTTTTAAATATAGTTAATTACCTAAATTGAACTAAAATTGTTTTTTAGATTATAATGATGGCTTGCGCGATGGCGGTGTCTTGCTTTCCCGCCCTATTCGTCCCCCCATTCACCATGAGATTGTCCATGAAATTATTTACTACCCGCACCTTGCCGCTCATCAGCGCCGCCCTGTTCGCCTTCTCCTTCAGCGCTTCGGCCCAGGCGACCGTGATTGACCTCGGCGTCGCCAACGGCTACTCGGCCTTTATCTTCGGCAACATCGGCAGCAGCAACGCCAGCGGCTTTACCAGCGTCGGCGGCAGCCTGGCCGCTGGCGGCAATATCTACCTGGACGGCTACAGCGTCGGCTCGAACAAGAAGCCGGGCAGCGCCGTCAACACCTTGGTCGCCGGTAACAGCCTGAACATCGGCGGCGGCACCATCAATGGTACGGGCGTGTATGGCGTGAGCAATGCCAGCGGCAGCGTGACGGCGCCATCGTGGTACCCATCGGGTACCTTCAGCAAGGGCAATGCCTCCACCCTGGACTTTGCGGCGGCCCAGCAGCAACTGACGACCCTGTCGGGCGATGTGGCCAAGCTGCAATCGAACGGCACCGTGATCTCGCAATACGGCGGCTTCAAGCTGGTCGGCGATGTCAACGCCGACGTCAACGTCTTCACCATCGCGGCGAACGACCTGCATAACCTGACCCTGGACGTATCGTCGCTGAAAAGCACGGCCAGCATCATCATCAACGGCACGGCCACCAACATCACCATGAGCGGCGGCTTCGACAATTTCGGCAGCTTCGCCGACCGTACGCTGCTGAACTTCGCCAACGCCACCACCACCAACCTGAACAACGTCGGCATCAACGGCAGCATCCTGGCACCGAACAGCGCGTTTTCCGGTTCGGGCAGCATGAACGGCACCCTGGTCGCCAATTCGGTCAGCTCGATCAATTATGGCCACGTGTCGATGAACGGCGCCGGCTTCAACACGGTGAGCGTGTCGGCCGTGCCGGAACCAGGCACCTACGCCATGCTGCTGGCCGGCCTGGGCCTGCTCGCCTTCGTGCGCCGCCGCCGCACGCCAGCGCGCGCACCACAAGCCGCGATGGCTTAAGCTTTACGCTAAATCAATGCGAAACACCGGGCCGCGCGAGCGTCCCGGTGTTTTTTTATGCGCTGACGAAAAATTTATTCCACGCTCAAGCCCAGATCCGTCGCCACCTGCTTGCGCAACAGGTATTTCTGGATCTTGCCCGTCACCGTCATGGGGAATTCCTCGACGAAACGTACATAGCGGGGAATCTTGTAATACGCGATCTGTCCATCGCAAAAGGCGCGGATGTCATCGCTGGTCGCCTGCGTGCCCGGACGCAGGATAATGCAGGCGCACAACTCTTCGCCATACTTGGCATCGGGCACGCCCACGCATTGCACGTCGAGCACGCTCGGGTGGCGGTACAGGAATTCCTCGACTTCGCGCGGATAGATGTTTTCGCCGCCGCGTATCACCATGTCCTTGGAGCGGCCGACGATGCTGCAAAAGCCGTTGTCGTCGATGACGGCCAGGTCGCCCGTGTGCATCCAGCGCGCCGCGTCGATGGCCTCGGCCGTTTTTTCCGGATCGCCCCAGTAGCCCTGCATCACGGAATAGCCGCGCGTGAGCAATTCGCCCTTCTCGCCGCGCGGCACGATACGCCCTTCCGCATCGATGATTTTCACTTCCAGGTGCGGGTGGACACGGCCGATGGACGACACGCGCATTT is a window of Janthinobacterium rivuli DNA encoding:
- a CDS encoding choice-of-anchor A family protein; the protein is MKLFTTRTLPLISAALFAFSFSASAQATVIDLGVANGYSAFIFGNIGSSNASGFTSVGGSLAAGGNIYLDGYSVGSNKKPGSAVNTLVAGNSLNIGGGTINGTGVYGVSNASGSVTAPSWYPSGTFSKGNASTLDFAAAQQQLTTLSGDVAKLQSNGTVISQYGGFKLVGDVNADVNVFTIAANDLHNLTLDVSSLKSTASIIINGTATNITMSGGFDNFGSFADRTLLNFANATTTNLNNVGINGSILAPNSAFSGSGSMNGTLVANSVSSINYGHVSMNGAGFNTVSVSAVPEPGTYAMLLAGLGLLAFVRRRRTPARAPQAAMA